CCAGCACGCTGTCGGCGATGCGCTCCACGTCGCCCATCAGGTGGGTGGAGAGCATGACGCTGATGCCGAAGTTGCGCGCCGTCCGGTCGATGAGCCGCAGCATTTCCTGCCGCCCGTCCGGGTCGAGACCCGCCGTGGGCTCGTCCAGCAGCACCAGCACCGGGTCGTGCACGACGGCCTGCGCCAGTTTCACCCGTTGCTTCATGCCGGTCGAATACTCGTGCATGGGCCGGTAGCGCTCCTCGTCCAGCCCGACGTGGCGGAGCACGTCGGCGGTGCGCGTGCGGGCCTGAGAGGGGGGAAGGCCGCTGAGTTGCGCCATGAGCATGAGGAACTCGGTGGCCGTCATGTCGCCGGGAAGGCACTCGTTCTCCGGCATGTACCCGATGCGCGAGCGGCCGTCCGGCGACCGGTACGGCTCCTGCCCCAGGATCATGGCGGTGCCGGACGTCGGCTCGATGAGTCCGAGGAAGAGCTTCATTGCCGTGCTCTTCCCCGCCCCGTTGGGACCAAGCAGCCCCGTCACGCCCTCGTTCACCTCAAACGACACGCCGTCGAGGGCCACGGTGCGGCCGTAGTGCTTCGTCAGGGAGTGTGCTTCCAGAAGAGGCGGCATACACACAGGATAGCGCACGGCACGGCGGGGGTGAAGGGGGGCGCAGGGGAATGCGGGGCTATGCGGGGGACAATTGATGGAGACGGGAATATCCTTTTCCGAAGTCATGATCATTCTGGTGTGGAAAGGTCAGCGTTGACAGTTCAGCAACACAACAATAACATTGTGTAGTCATCCTGAATTTGATGGTTACGGCCGGGGGGTCACTGGGCAGATTGGAACGAAATAACCCAGAGGTTTGGGCACAACGCGACGAGGCGGAGATTGTTGGAAGGGTTGAGGGCAGCGTTGGAGGACCTGAGGGCGGCGGGCTGCGCTGTTGTCTATGTCGATGGCAGCTTTGTGACCGCGAGAGAGTTGCCGAACGACTACGATGCCTGCTGGGAAGAGAACCGGGTGGACCCACATGCTCTGGATCCCGCCCTTTTCACATTCGATCCAGGGGGGCAACCCAAAAGGCCAAGTATTTGGGAGAATTGTTTCCCGCTACGATCGCTGCCGACCCGGACGGCCTGTCGATTTTTCAATTCTTCCAAAGGGACAGAGAGACGGGGCGAGCAAAGGGGATTGTCGCCATCGCCTTGGGAGGGTTGCGATGATCAAGAACGAAAGGCAATATCGGATCACGAATGCGCAGGCAAAGCGGTTCTCAAAGACGCTGGGCAGTCTGCGGCAACGCGCGGCAATCCCTTCAGGAACTCACCCGCTCATCGCAAAGGCGCAAATAGAGGCTATTGAAAGCCAGCTGACAGACCTGGAGCACGAGTTGCGCGAATATGAGCTGCTCAGGTCCGGCGACTTCCAATTGCCTGAACTTGACTTCATTGCCCATCTGCCCGCCGTCCTCATCAAGGCCCGCATCGCACGGGGTCTAAGCCAGAGGGACCTTGCACAGCGAGTCGGGCTGAAGGAGCAGCAGATACAGCGGTATGAGGCCACTGACTACTCCTCCGCCAATCTCGCACGGATCCTGGAGGTGGCGAAGGCCCTGGACCCGCTCACAGGCGACATTTGGGAAAATCAGTCGACACGCCAGTGAGGGTCGCGTAGTCTCTAACCGTACCACCCCAAGCCGGAGGCGCCCCACCCCCATGCGCGCGACCAAGATCATCGCCACCCTCGGCCCGGCCACCTCGGCGCCCGAGCGCGTCGAGGCGCTGCTGCGCGCCGGCGTCGACACCGTGCGCCTCAACTTCTCCCACGGTTCGTATGACGGCCACGCCCGCCTCGTGCGGCTGGTGCGGGAAACGTCGGAACGCCTGGGGGTGCACGTCGCCGTCCTGCAGGACCTGCAGGGGCCGCGCATCCGCACCGGGCCGCTCAAGGGCGGC
The genomic region above belongs to Chloroflexota bacterium and contains:
- a CDS encoding ABC transporter ATP-binding protein — encoded protein: MPPLLEAHSLTKHYGRTVALDGVSFEVNEGVTGLLGPNGAGKSTAMKLFLGLIEPTSGTAMILGQEPYRSPDGRSRIGYMPENECLPGDMTATEFLMLMAQLSGLPPSQARTRTADVLRHVGLDEERYRPMHEYSTGMKQRVKLAQAVVHDPVLVLLDEPTAGLDPDGRQEMLRLIDRTARNFGISVMLSTHLMGDVERIADSVLVLESGLLSQEGAVASLTQETETLLIEVADRHEEFAAILAERGVEANVDGALVVIEHAKEEDYDIVRDAAVDAGARLRRLAPARRTLTDIFRGGSA
- a CDS encoding helix-turn-helix transcriptional regulator — its product is MIKNERQYRITNAQAKRFSKTLGSLRQRAAIPSGTHPLIAKAQIEAIESQLTDLEHELREYELLRSGDFQLPELDFIAHLPAVLIKARIARGLSQRDLAQRVGLKEQQIQRYEATDYSSANLARILEVAKALDPLTGDIWENQSTRQ